From Ictidomys tridecemlineatus isolate mIctTri1 chromosome 2, mIctTri1.hap1, whole genome shotgun sequence, the proteins below share one genomic window:
- the Nacc1 gene encoding nucleus accumbens-associated protein 1, which yields MAQTLQMEIPNFGNSILECLNEQRLQGLYCDVSVVVKGHAFKAHRAVLAASSSYFRDLFNSSRSAVVELPAAVQPQSFQQILTFCYTGRLSMNMGDQFLLIYTAGFLQIQEIMEKGTEFFLKVSSPSCDSQGLHAEEAPSSEPQSPVAQTSGWPACSTPLPLVSRVKTEQQESDSVQCTPVAKRLWDSSQKEAGGSSSGNGSRKMAKFSTPDLATNRTPQPAPVVAAAVAAGGVMSGPSTSERTSPGTSSAYTSDSPGSYHNEEDEEEDAGEEGADEQYRQICNMYTMYSMMNVGQTAEKVEALPEQVAPESRSRIRVRQDLASLPAELINQIGNRCHPKLYDEGDPSEKLELVTGTNVYITRAQLMNCHVSAGTRHKVLLRRLLASFFDRNTLANSCGTGIRSSTNDPRRKPLDSRVLHAVKYYCQNFAPNFKESEMNAIAADMCTNARRVVRKSWMPKAKPMLAEGDAYTTFISDTGKMEPDMMSMEHGFETASHDGEAGPSAEVLQ from the exons ATGGCCCAGACCCTGCAGATGGAGATCCCAAACTTTGGCAACAGTATCCTCGAGTGCCTCAACGAACAGCGGCTGCAAGGCCTGTACTGTGACGTGTCTGTGGTGGTCAAGGGCCACGCCTTCAAGGCCCACCGGGCTGTGTTGGCTGCCAGCAGCTCCTACTTCCGGGACCTGTTCAACAGCAGCCGGAGCGCCGTGGTGGAGCTGCCGGCAGCCGTGCAGCCCCAGTCCTTCCAGCAGATCCTCACGTTCTGCTACACGGGTCGGCTGAGCATGAACATGGGTGACCAGTTCCTGCTCATATACACAGCCGGCTTCCTGCAGATCCAGGAAATCATGGAGAAGGGCACCGAGTTCTTCCTCAAGGTGAGCTCCCCGAGCTGCGACTCCCAGGGCCTGCACGCCGAAGAGGCCCCATCATCTGAGCCCCAGAGCCCTGTGGCACAAACATCAGGCTGGCCAGCCTGCAGCACACCACTGCCCCTCGTGTCTCGGGTCAAAACAGAGCAGCAAGAGTCGGACTCTGTGCAGTGCACACCTGTGGCAAAGAGGCTGTGGGACAGCAGCCAGAAGGAGGCTGGGGGCAGCAGCAGTGGCAACGGCAGTCGCAAGATGGCCAAGTTCTCCACGCCGGACCTGGCCACAAACCGGACGCCCCAGCCGGCCCCGGTGGTGGCAGCAGCAGTGGCAGCGGGGGGTGTGATGAGCGGGCCCAGTACATCAGAGCGGACAAGCCCCGGCACCTCCAGCGCCTACACCAGTGACAGCCCTGGCTCCTACCACAacgaggaggatgaggaggaggacgCGGGCGAGGAGGGCGCCGACGAGCAGTACCGGCAGATCTGCAACATGTACACCATGTACAGCATGATGAATGTCGGCCAGACGG CCGAGAAGGTGGAGGCCCTCCCGGAACAGGTGGCCCCAGAGTCCCGAAGTCGTATTCGGGTACGGCAAGACCTGGCATCTCTCCCAGCTGAGCTCATCAACCAGATAGGCAACCGTTGCCACCCCAAGCTCTACGATGAGGGTGACCCCTCAGAGAAGCTGGAGCTGGTAACAG GTACCAATGTGTACATCACAAGGGCACAGCTCATGAACTGCCACGTCAGCGCAGGCACTCGGCACAAGGTCCTGCTACGACGGCTTCTGGCCTCCTTCTTTGACCG GAACACTCTGGCCAACAGCTGTGGTACCGGCATCCGTTCCTCCACCAATGATCCCAGACGCAAACCACTGGACAGTCGTGTTCTCCACGCCGTCAAGT ACTACTGCCAGAACTTTGCCCCCAACTTCAAGGAGAGTGAGATGAATGCCATTGCCGCTGACATGTGCACCAACGCCCGCCGCGTGGTGCGCAAGAGCTGGATGCCCAAGGCCAAGCCGATGCTGGCAGAGGGTGACGCCTACACCACCTTCATCAGTGACACAGGCAAGATGGAGCCAGACATGATGAGCATGGAACACGGCTTTGAGACAGCCAGCCACGACGGCGAGGCAGGCCCCTCTGCTGAGGTCCTCCAGTAA
- the Stx10 gene encoding syntaxin-10 isoform X4, giving the protein MSLEDPFFVVRGEVQKAVNTARGLHQRWCELLQDGAAVGREELDWTTNELRNGLRSIEWDLEDLEETIGIVEANPGKFKLPAGDLQERKVFVERMREAVQEMKDHMVSPAAIAFMERNNREEVLMAKPDAQKSHSDLLDASVVSATSRYIEEQQATQQLIMEQQDQQLEMVSGSIRVLKHMSGRVGEELDEQGVMLDAFAHEMDLTQSQMDRVLRKMAKVSHMTSGPALDKNTAA; this is encoded by the exons ATGTCTCTCGAAGACCCTTTTTTTGTAGTCCGAGG CGAGGTGCAGAAGGCGGTGAACACCGCCCGCGGGCTACACCAGCGCTGGTGTGAGCTCCTGCAGGATGGCGCTGCGGTGGGACGCGAGGAGTTGGACTGGACCACCAATGAACTGCGGAATGGCCTGCGCAGCATTGAGTGGGACCTCGAGGACCTGGAAGAGACCATCG GCATAGTGGAAGCCAACCCAGGCAAGTTCAAGCTCCCAGCAGGGGACTTGCAGGAGAGAAAGGTGTTCGTGGAGCGCATGAGGGAAGCTGTTCAG GAAATGAAGGACCACATGGTCAGCCCAGCAGCCATAGCCTTCATGGAGAGGAATAACAGAGAG GAGGTGCTGATGGCCAAGCCAGATGCTCAGAAGTCACACAGTGACCTGCTGGATGCCAGTGTGGTCTCAGCCACCTCACGCTACATTGAGGAGCAGCAAGCTACCCAGCAG TTGATCATGGAGCAACAGGACCAACAGCTGGAAATGGTGTCTGGGAGCATCCGGGTTCTGAAACACATGTCAGGCCGTGTTGGGGAGGAGCTGGATGAACAGGGCGT CATGCTGGATGCCTTTGCTCATGAGATGGACCTCACCCAGTCCCAGATGGACAGGGTTCTCAGGAAGATGGCCAAAGTGTCCCACATGACCAGTG GGCCCGCACTGGATAAAAATACAGCTGCCTAA
- the Stx10 gene encoding syntaxin-10 isoform X2, with product MSLEDPFFVVRGEVQKAVNTARGLHQRWCELLQDGAAVGREELDWTTNELRNGLRSIEWDLEDLEETIGIVEANPGKFKLPAGDLQERKVFVERMREAVQEVLMAKPDAQKSHSDLLDASVVSATSRYIEEQQATQQLIMEQQDQQLEMVSGSIRVLKHMSGRVGEELDEQGVMLDAFAHEMDLTQSQMDRVLRKMAKVSHMTSGCRLLSLSHGKCLLWCCKSNTGAFACKTCTLPVSPQRGFHYFSFLGTEN from the exons ATGTCTCTCGAAGACCCTTTTTTTGTAGTCCGAGG CGAGGTGCAGAAGGCGGTGAACACCGCCCGCGGGCTACACCAGCGCTGGTGTGAGCTCCTGCAGGATGGCGCTGCGGTGGGACGCGAGGAGTTGGACTGGACCACCAATGAACTGCGGAATGGCCTGCGCAGCATTGAGTGGGACCTCGAGGACCTGGAAGAGACCATCG GCATAGTGGAAGCCAACCCAGGCAAGTTCAAGCTCCCAGCAGGGGACTTGCAGGAGAGAAAGGTGTTCGTGGAGCGCATGAGGGAAGCTGTTCAG GAGGTGCTGATGGCCAAGCCAGATGCTCAGAAGTCACACAGTGACCTGCTGGATGCCAGTGTGGTCTCAGCCACCTCACGCTACATTGAGGAGCAGCAAGCTACCCAGCAG TTGATCATGGAGCAACAGGACCAACAGCTGGAAATGGTGTCTGGGAGCATCCGGGTTCTGAAACACATGTCAGGCCGTGTTGGGGAGGAGCTGGATGAACAGGGCGT CATGCTGGATGCCTTTGCTCATGAGATGGACCTCACCCAGTCCCAGATGGACAGGGTTCTCAGGAAGATGGCCAAAGTGTCCCACATGACCAGTG GATGTCGGTTGCTGAGCCTCTCCCATGGAAAATGTCTTCTCTGGTGCTGCAAATCAAACACAGGAGCTTTCGCGTGCAAAACGTGCACTCTACCGGTTTCACCCCAGCGTGGTTTccactatttttcctttttgggcactgagaactga
- the Stx10 gene encoding syntaxin-10 isoform X1 has protein sequence MSLEDPFFVVRGEVQKAVNTARGLHQRWCELLQDGAAVGREELDWTTNELRNGLRSIEWDLEDLEETIGIVEANPGKFKLPAGDLQERKVFVERMREAVQEMKDHMVSPAAIAFMERNNREEVLMAKPDAQKSHSDLLDASVVSATSRYIEEQQATQQLIMEQQDQQLEMVSGSIRVLKHMSGRVGEELDEQGVMLDAFAHEMDLTQSQMDRVLRKMAKVSHMTSGCRLLSLSHGKCLLWCCKSNTGAFACKTCTLPVSPQRGFHYFSFLGTEN, from the exons ATGTCTCTCGAAGACCCTTTTTTTGTAGTCCGAGG CGAGGTGCAGAAGGCGGTGAACACCGCCCGCGGGCTACACCAGCGCTGGTGTGAGCTCCTGCAGGATGGCGCTGCGGTGGGACGCGAGGAGTTGGACTGGACCACCAATGAACTGCGGAATGGCCTGCGCAGCATTGAGTGGGACCTCGAGGACCTGGAAGAGACCATCG GCATAGTGGAAGCCAACCCAGGCAAGTTCAAGCTCCCAGCAGGGGACTTGCAGGAGAGAAAGGTGTTCGTGGAGCGCATGAGGGAAGCTGTTCAG GAAATGAAGGACCACATGGTCAGCCCAGCAGCCATAGCCTTCATGGAGAGGAATAACAGAGAG GAGGTGCTGATGGCCAAGCCAGATGCTCAGAAGTCACACAGTGACCTGCTGGATGCCAGTGTGGTCTCAGCCACCTCACGCTACATTGAGGAGCAGCAAGCTACCCAGCAG TTGATCATGGAGCAACAGGACCAACAGCTGGAAATGGTGTCTGGGAGCATCCGGGTTCTGAAACACATGTCAGGCCGTGTTGGGGAGGAGCTGGATGAACAGGGCGT CATGCTGGATGCCTTTGCTCATGAGATGGACCTCACCCAGTCCCAGATGGACAGGGTTCTCAGGAAGATGGCCAAAGTGTCCCACATGACCAGTG GATGTCGGTTGCTGAGCCTCTCCCATGGAAAATGTCTTCTCTGGTGCTGCAAATCAAACACAGGAGCTTTCGCGTGCAAAACGTGCACTCTACCGGTTTCACCCCAGCGTGGTTTccactatttttcctttttgggcactgagaactga
- the Stx10 gene encoding syntaxin-10 isoform X3 — protein sequence MSLEDPFFVVRGEVQKAVNTARGLHQRWCELLQDGAAVGREELDWTTNELRNGLRSIEWDLEDLEETIGIVEANPGKFKLPAGDLQERKVFVERMREAVQEMKDHMVSPAAIAFMERNNREEVLMAKPDAQKSHSDLLDASVVSATSRYIEEQQATQQLIMEQQDQQLEMVSGSIRVLKHMSGRVGEELDEQGVMLDAFAHEMDLTQSQMDRVLRKMAKVSHMTSDRRQRCAIVVLLGVVLLVLILLFSL from the exons ATGTCTCTCGAAGACCCTTTTTTTGTAGTCCGAGG CGAGGTGCAGAAGGCGGTGAACACCGCCCGCGGGCTACACCAGCGCTGGTGTGAGCTCCTGCAGGATGGCGCTGCGGTGGGACGCGAGGAGTTGGACTGGACCACCAATGAACTGCGGAATGGCCTGCGCAGCATTGAGTGGGACCTCGAGGACCTGGAAGAGACCATCG GCATAGTGGAAGCCAACCCAGGCAAGTTCAAGCTCCCAGCAGGGGACTTGCAGGAGAGAAAGGTGTTCGTGGAGCGCATGAGGGAAGCTGTTCAG GAAATGAAGGACCACATGGTCAGCCCAGCAGCCATAGCCTTCATGGAGAGGAATAACAGAGAG GAGGTGCTGATGGCCAAGCCAGATGCTCAGAAGTCACACAGTGACCTGCTGGATGCCAGTGTGGTCTCAGCCACCTCACGCTACATTGAGGAGCAGCAAGCTACCCAGCAG TTGATCATGGAGCAACAGGACCAACAGCTGGAAATGGTGTCTGGGAGCATCCGGGTTCTGAAACACATGTCAGGCCGTGTTGGGGAGGAGCTGGATGAACAGGGCGT CATGCTGGATGCCTTTGCTCATGAGATGGACCTCACCCAGTCCCAGATGGACAGGGTTCTCAGGAAGATGGCCAAAGTGTCCCACATGACCAGTG ACCGCAGACAGCGGTGTGCCATTGTGGTGTTGCTGGGAGTGGTACTCCTGGTTCTTATTCTACTCTTCTCTCTCTGA
- the Stx10 gene encoding syntaxin-10 isoform X5, whose protein sequence is MSLEDPFFVVRGEVQKAVNTARGLHQRWCELLQDGAAVGREELDWTTNELRNGLRSIEWDLEDLEETIGIVEANPGKFKLPAGDLQERKVFVERMREAVQEMKDHMVSPAAIAFMERNNREEVLMAKPDAQKSHSDLLDASVVSATSRYIEEQQATQQLIMEQQDQQLEMVSGSIRVLKHMSGRVGEELDEQACWMPLLMRWTSPSPRWTGFSGRWPKCPT, encoded by the exons ATGTCTCTCGAAGACCCTTTTTTTGTAGTCCGAGG CGAGGTGCAGAAGGCGGTGAACACCGCCCGCGGGCTACACCAGCGCTGGTGTGAGCTCCTGCAGGATGGCGCTGCGGTGGGACGCGAGGAGTTGGACTGGACCACCAATGAACTGCGGAATGGCCTGCGCAGCATTGAGTGGGACCTCGAGGACCTGGAAGAGACCATCG GCATAGTGGAAGCCAACCCAGGCAAGTTCAAGCTCCCAGCAGGGGACTTGCAGGAGAGAAAGGTGTTCGTGGAGCGCATGAGGGAAGCTGTTCAG GAAATGAAGGACCACATGGTCAGCCCAGCAGCCATAGCCTTCATGGAGAGGAATAACAGAGAG GAGGTGCTGATGGCCAAGCCAGATGCTCAGAAGTCACACAGTGACCTGCTGGATGCCAGTGTGGTCTCAGCCACCTCACGCTACATTGAGGAGCAGCAAGCTACCCAGCAG TTGATCATGGAGCAACAGGACCAACAGCTGGAAATGGTGTCTGGGAGCATCCGGGTTCTGAAACACATGTCAGGCCGTGTTGGGGAGGAGCTGGATGAACAGG CATGCTGGATGCCTTTGCTCATGAGATGGACCTCACCCAGTCCCAGATGGACAGGGTTCTCAGGAAGATGGCCAAAGTGTCCCACATGA
- the Ier2 gene encoding immediate early response gene 2 protein, which yields MEVQKEAQRIMTLSVWKMYHSRMQRGGLRLHRSLQLSLVMRSARELYLSAKVEAQEPEVSSPPAKSPDPRLHPPREAETPAEVAPPDGEQPSPEPMDTQEEASGAQETSARGARLLAKVSRKRRSSSLSDGGDAGLVPSKKARLEEEEEEEGASSEVPARLLPAPAQAEGAFPNLARVLQRRFSGLLNCSPAAPPTAPPACEAPPACRPADSMLNVLVRAVVAF from the coding sequence atggaggtgcagaaggaggctCAACGCATCATGACCCTGTCGGTGTGGAAGATGTACCATTCGCGCATGCAGCGTGGTGGCCTGCGCCTCCATCGGAGTCTACAGCTGTCGCTGGTCATGCGCAGCGCCCGGGAGCTCTACCTCTCAGCCAAGGTGGAGGCCCAGGAGCCCGAGGTGTCCTCGCCTCCGGCCAAGTCCCCGGACCCCCGCCTGCACCCGCCGCGGGAAGCGGAAACCCCTGCCGAAGTAGCTCCCCCCGACGGAGAACAGCCTTCCCCGGAGCCCATGGACACGCAGGAGGAGGCATCGGGAGCCCAGGAGACCTCTGCCCGCGGTGCCCGGCTTCTCGCCAAAGTAAGCCGCAAGCGGCGGAGCAGCAGCCTAAGCGACGGCGGAGACGCCGGTTTGGTCCCGAGTAAGAAAGCCCgtctggaagaggaggaggaggaggagggcgcgTCGTCGGAGGTACCTGCCCGCCTCCTACCCGCTCCCGCGCAAGCCGAGGGCGCCTTCCCCAACCTGGCCCGCGTGCTACAGAGGCGCTTCTCCGGCCTGCTGAACTGCAGCCCCGCCGCGCCCCCGACGGCGCCCCCAGCGTGCGAGGCCCCGCCGGCCTGCCGCCCCGCGGACAGCATGCTAAACGTGCTCGTGCGGGCCGTGGTGGCCTTCTGA